DNA sequence from the Actinomycetes bacterium genome:
GAACCAGGTGCAGGTCCACACGCCGCTGCGGTTCTCGTCGGCGACCCGCACCTCGAGGATGCGCAGGTTGCGACGCGGCTGCTTCTTGGCCAGGTTCTTGACCGTGCCGACCACGGTGATCACCGCGCCCTTCTTGGCGTGGGCCAGGTCGGTCAGCTCGCCGCGGGTGAGGTAGCGGCGGGGGTAGTGCTCGAGCAGGTCGCGGACGGTGCGGTAGCCGAACGCCTCCTCGACCGCCCGGGCGAGGGCCTTGGGCACCTCGGGCACGGCGCCCAGCCGGGCGCCGAGCGGGTCGGCCGTCGTGCTGTCCACTACGCGGGCAGTATAGGGGCGTCGCGGGACACCCTCTCGCGGGACACCCTCTGCCGTGCGGGCAGAGGGACATACCTCAGACGGCCTTGCGAACCTTGTTCGCCTTGATGCACGAAGTGCACACGTTCCGCCGCACCGGCGTCCGACCCTCGATCACCCGGATCCGCTGAATGTTCGGGTTCCAGCGCCGAGGGTGGCGTTTGTGGGAGAAGCTGACGCGCATGCCGAACCCCGGGCGCTTGCCACACACGTCACAGACCGCAGCCATGGGTGAACCTTTCACGGTGGAGGGGATCGTCCTTCCTCGAAGGACGCGTCGGCTACGGTAGCACCGCGCTCCACCACCAGGCACATCCGTGCAAGCTAAGGAGCCGATGCAGATGCCGACCTCGCCGCCCGCGGGCTCGGCGTGCTCGCGGTCGCCACCCTGACCCGCCGGTAGCCCCCTCTGCGGGGCAGGGGCGGCGGCAGGCCGGAGTTCCAGCATGACCCCGGCCAGGCAGCTCCCTCAGGCGGCAGAGGACGTCAAGCCCCGACCTCAGCCAGCGCGACCCTCAGCTGCTCGTCGAGCTGGCGTACCGGCCGCGTGTCCTTCCACGGCTCGAGACGGGCGCGCAGGTCCCGGAGCCGCCGCAGCCCGACCGCCGACTGGGTCTGCTCCACGACGGCCAGGGCCAGGCCGGCGAGCCGGCATGCCTCCTCGATCTCACCCTGGTGGACGTGCGCGGACGCGAGGTCGGCCAGGATGATCGAGCGCTTCTTGGTCATGGACGGCCGCAGCGACGCCAGCGCCTCCTTGGAGATCTTCTGCGCCGCCCGGGGCTCGATCCCTATGAGGCTGTTCACCTTCATGCCGTCGAGGCGGGCGCGGTCGAAGAACCCGATCCAGCTCGGGTCGGCCCCGGGTTCCGCCTTCTCGAACGCGGCGTCGGCGCGGGCCAGGGCGGCCCGGGTGGCGCGGGCGTCGCCCATGCCGGCGTGCGCCTCGGCCTCCAGACCGGCGAGCCAGGCGCGGGTCGTCGCCGTGGTGCTCCGCGCGCCGGCGCGCTGCGCGTCGCGCACCAGCGCGAGCGCGGTGCGCTGGTCGCCCACGGCGCTGGGCCGGAAGCTCATCATGCCGAGCACCCAGGCGCAGAGGGCACGGTCGTCGGTCTCCTTGGCCGCGTCCAGGGCCGCGTCGTAGTAGCCGCGGGTCGCGTTCGCGTCGCCCAGCTCGAACGACAGCCAGCCGGCGAGCGCCGCGGTCTCGCCGGCAGAGCGGCTCAGCCGCCGGCGCATCGGGCCGGACGTCGAGCCCTGGAGGTAGTAGACCAGCCGTCCGAGGTGCTGGGTGACGCCGCCGAGCAGCTCGCGGGCGGGGACCTTCTCCTCGCTCCGGTAGAACTCCGCGGTCAGCTCCTCCATGCGCTCGACCATGGCGGGGCCGATCGCGGCCGTCCGCTTCAGCGCGACCGACAGTTGCTCCCAGGGCTGCTGCTCGAACAGGTCGAGCGGCTTCGCCACCGCCGCGGCGCCGGCGACCACGGCGGCCTGGCGGAGGAACGCGCGTCGGGCCACGTCCATGACCGAGCTCCAGAGGTCGTACAGGATGGGGGGGTCGTCCTGCGTCGATGGTAACAACGACTCCCCGGGCACCGGCTCGGGGTCGTCGACGAACCCGAGCTCGTGTGCTTGCTTCCCGTACAGCAGGCAGAGGTATCTCCGGTAGCGCGGCTCCGGCTTGCGCGCCCCCCGCTCCCACCGGCCGACGGTGTTCTCGTCCACGCCGACCTGGGTCTCGCCGTGGCTCGTCATGAGGCGTTGTAGCTGGTCAGCAGCCTCTCGCTGCGACCAGCCGCGCGAGTCGCGCGCTCGTCGCAGCCGCGAGTTG
Encoded proteins:
- the rpmB gene encoding 50S ribosomal protein L28 yields the protein MAAVCDVCGKRPGFGMRVSFSHKRHPRRWNPNIQRIRVIEGRTPVRRNVCTSCIKANKVRKAV
- a CDS encoding helix-turn-helix transcriptional regulator yields the protein MTATGRSANSRLRRARDSRGWSQREAADQLQRLMTSHGETQVGVDENTVGRWERGARKPEPRYRRYLCLLYGKQAHELGFVDDPEPVPGESLLPSTQDDPPILYDLWSSVMDVARRAFLRQAAVVAGAAAVAKPLDLFEQQPWEQLSVALKRTAAIGPAMVERMEELTAEFYRSEEKVPARELLGGVTQHLGRLVYYLQGSTSGPMRRRLSRSAGETAALAGWLSFELGDANATRGYYDAALDAAKETDDRALCAWVLGMMSFRPSAVGDQRTALALVRDAQRAGARSTTATTRAWLAGLEAEAHAGMGDARATRAALARADAAFEKAEPGADPSWIGFFDRARLDGMKVNSLIGIEPRAAQKISKEALASLRPSMTKKRSIILADLASAHVHQGEIEEACRLAGLALAVVEQTQSAVGLRRLRDLRARLEPWKDTRPVRQLDEQLRVALAEVGA